The genomic region GATCGctgctttttttgttgtttattcagTCGAATtacgtagtttttttttgttcagtgtTTAGTCACAGTAGCAAACAATCACTGAATatgaatttgcaaaatttattattacttcaaaataaataatgatgGGATATTTTTAAGAGGATTCTCAAATCACTTCTATCAACATTGTTTCAGCAGTACTGATGTTGAGATATTGCTTTAAAGCATAAACGGACGATAGTAATGATGCCTGCAATCAACAATCAATCTTAGTTTTAATTCacgaaaaatttcaaagaggttgtaatgctaaaaaaattcaatttaaaaaaagtctcaaaaaacaatttttattatttgaaaagtattcatatttgttttgtattgtcaTATATTGTAATTAGACGCATAATAAGTACAATACCCGCAAAATGGTCGCCAGTTGGCTTTGGTCCTTCTGACGAAATTTTTTAGGCTATAGTACCAGCGATAACTCATATTCATCAATTGTTTCAAGTGTTCCCTACTTAAgctcatttatgtatgtttgtgtcgtAAAAAAGCAGCTAAAAATAAGGCTTTAAATTGCGCATATTTAGCTGCGTGATTGCCGCAAGATATTCACCATCCGATTGTAAAGCCTGGCGTAATCGGCACTTGTTTGATGGCGAAGAAATTGGTTAGGCCCAGAATCCTTAAGGCAAAGAACGCTTGTAAAGTATGGTGCTATGGCAGTAAGCAGGTTTATCACAATAGGCAATTAACGAGCTCCACAATAAATGAGCTGAGTAAATTTATTCGAGAGCCAAAGTCCTATGAAGCAAAAGGCTACTACAATAGGCGTGGAATTGAGGTTTTATTCATTAGTAGTGTAACAAAATGGCAGCTTCATGAGTTAATCTACTCTTAAGTAGTCTTTTTGCAAACACTAAAACCATGATCGCATACCCTGATGACCAATTCCCATCGCTGCAACATGAGCTCAatctaatttaaaatttcgtaTTCCAAAACTACACCAGGCAGTGGTCACTGGAATGCATTggccaaagaaaaaagtgtatttacCTCTTTAGAAGAAGAACGCAAGCCAGTTTGTAGACTCGACAAAAGATTGCTTACAAGTATCAATAGTAGTCATAATCGACAGTCTTTACATCTGCATGGGATGTGTCTGGTAACTGAGACAGAATGCCTGGAGGATAACAAGCTAAATGAATACATTTTATGTCAATGGCCGGCCTTGCCTGGAACTGGTTCTATGTATattcatacaaataaatttttgtttttgaagaaagTTGCAACTTATCCTATGGCTGCTAGAAATGTGTCTGCCAAGGAGTCTAAAGATTGCGAACCTCGGTAGTGTAGCGTAAGTgaactagcctgccatcccagaggttgtgggttcgaatcccacataaagcacttttccaaatttacctactttccctgtttcaaaaacacaaaaaaaaaagaaaatttcgagcccaaaaacttatcctttccatccttactcccgcacaatagtcagcgcattatttgcattgcggctgctaaaacaagtaaaacaacaaacagttacacattgcatcagtggcgtcaGCAAGAGCAAGCgagcaaccgcggtaatagcgcagacacacgaaatttagcgaagtcctaaaccatctgtgcgatccttctgccagacaaatgtaaaacacagatggcgctccaagcactAAGAAGGCGTTTTtcttaagcaacgacaggtgggcatttccaccacttaggactggcagcggcaggttaatcacctactctgtcagaaatcaaatacatagattaacgaaaccaacgcaagacaagtcttgtcgaggcactatgctcccgagaggagtgatcaaggaaaaaaaagatGAATTGGTATTTAAAGTTAGGGACACAAATATCCGTATGCAAAGATTTTCTAGATCACAATGCTCCTACAAAATGGAAACGATAACTAAAATATTCTATAGATATTTATCGTTCTTTCTATCTAAGTAAAGTAAGTGATTGGATCATAAAGTCAAATCAATGTATGAGTTTTAAAGCTAGATGGAACTACAAGGAAAAGAAACATTGACGAAAAGGTTAACTTCCAAAATGAAAGAGATAATTAAGTGATTCTCATTTTCTGTGATAGTGGTGCATCTTCTCGTCAAGCAGGCGTGAAAGAGATGGTTAGTTTGTTGAACCTCGCTATATGCTCCCTTAACTTTCAATGGCCTGGGAGAACTGCGATTAGTCTTGAAATGTGAGAAAAAACGTAATCAAGCATATTATTTGGTCTTTGATGCGTTATAGTCAGGCCATGTCTTCCTTAAGCCTTAATCTGGCTGAAGGGAACTTCTACTGGCTCCACTTTGATCGAACTTAACGGGTCCCGGTAGTCTAGAGCCCGAAAATgttgggtattttcaggattttttttaaataaaaaaaaaacccataaTTACatcttttacatataaaaatgaaaaactaaaaatctctttttaattttaataattataaaaatggcgctgaagttaaaAACTGGACCTGAACGGTGTTGTGCATTTTGGTTCttatatttatctgaaacacaaaaaccaaaaaaattattaatgggTATGAGtagagtaaaagaaaaaaaactctgataaaatggcgcggtttcgaatttgacactctaaaaatcgggtttttttcagttttttaatcaaaaaaaaaaaacgaaataattgaaataataatatgattctagtacgggcgattgccattgatgttgtgaacaaaatttaaaatttcagacgattcggttgaatagtttttttttttttgacaacaccaggccgaaaaaagtagttttgaaataattgagtttacagttttgagagtggccgcatgacgaatctgactctacctgctaaaacgtcTGTACAAGCCTGAAGCCCACACTAGAGTGACATTAACCCATTGATTGAGCGAGTTTAGTTCCTCTATACACTGCATTATAGTACAAGTTTGAAAGTTATGATGATTGAATTTACCACTTTATAGCAGCTTGACTATTCATGAATATTATCTGGGCTCCAGCTTGTTTGATATCTCGGAGATGTAGTTGGCCCATTCTTATTATATCCGACCCAGAAAGGTATTCTCATCATCTTGGGTACAGAGGCATTCCTGAAAATTGCATCGTGCACTATGGGCAGCATCCCTTTATCCTCAAGTAAGCTCTGGCTCAGGTCGGTCTACATCACGCAAGTAAACAATGAATGGGCCACAATGACAACCATCGTAACCTAGACAAACCTATTCTGCTCATCCAAACAAGATTTGGCCAGTAGATCATCCCCATGGACGGGaatctgaaataaataaaaaaaggtaaatacgTAATAGGGACCTTCTTATTACATAGTGTAGAGACATAAAGTATTACATAGTGTAAAGACATAAAGGAAAAAGTGTCCGCCCTCGTAAAGGAGGTGTCACTGcttatactatttttgtgttcgctcatgtaatatactggtgatttgaaggtgtatatgtgaggtctcgatcgcagtagttcccattcgtttgaagcgtgaagatccttttttatgtgCCGTCAAAAATGTCTAGGCTCATCccgaaaaattaaacatttgcgggaagtcttgtttgattattaccttttaaagaaaattgcagctgaaacgtgttgCATATTGATCGATATTTACGATAATCActctccatcaaatacaacttgtaaagagtggtttcgacgtttCCAAAGAGGCAATTTCGTCGTGAGTAATAAAGATCGGTGCCCctaaaaattcgaagatactcaactacaacaattattggatgtaCCGTCGAACTCTTGATGATATGTATAAAGATAAACGTTTGCACACGATGCGAATGGTCTGGAAAACAGGTatctgggtgccacatcaattacAGAAAAGGgctatcgagagacgtttggtgacgtgtgagatgctttttgaacggcagaaaagaaaaagttttctgcatcgcatcgtcactggatctattatgatagccctaagcgtcgaaaatgttggaggcTGATAGGTGAACCAGGTCattgacagcgaaaaaaaatgttcatgctgcaaaggttatgttgtgcatctggtgatATCAGAAGGGTGTTATCTATTATGAattccttaaaccatctgaaactatAACTGTCGAACGTTAACAACTGCAGCTAATACGTTTAAATTGAGATCCCAAAGAAAAGCGGTCAGAATGGACTGTAgatatgacaaactgattttgctgcatgacaacgccaggccacacgttgatAAATCGGccgagaaatatttagagggactgaattgggaagtATTCCCCAGACaatgcaccttcggattaccgtCTGTTCCGATTTTTAcaatcagcccttattggagagcggctcACTTCTTTCGAGAaaatcgcaaactggctcagtAAATGGATCAAGCAAGTCAAGAGAACTCgtatttttcgtcagaggaatccgtatgccgcctgaaagatggagtaaatttgtagcttccaatggcacatacttcacgcaatatcatgtattatttaattgtttaaataactcgtaactttggctaagaaaagacggaaacttattcccatacccaatatatttaaaagtatCTGAAGCTGCGAGTCAGAACATTGAAATGTAAACTTTCGACAAGAGATGGGTAgccaataatttcatttgcGATGTTAATTACAAAACAGCATGTGAGAAAGGCAGTTTTGCTATTCAAGATTTCGAGATTAACAAGCTAACGGACGGTGTTATTCATAAGAGGCCTGAGGTGCAGTGAAAATTAATGAAAGAAAGATGTTTAAAAAAGCGTTTGGTATACGTTCTTTATATTCTGTTGATATAGCATGTAAAATAAGATCTCCAGTTTAGCAGGCATTACTGTTAGTGCctaaataattacatatatgtacttgtactattaaatagtaattaaaaaacCGTTTCCAAACAATATTCCAAAAATTTGCTTAGGGCCCTTTTCTGGCCATGTGTCTCTCATTTCACTCAATTCGTTTGGTTTTTTCGTTtgaaatagcaaatattttgcttatttaggtCCGAATTCACAAAACTCCTTGCAGATGTCATCGATGACACTGCGTCTTATGCGCTTCAAGGACATCCGTTGCTTCTTCGAGTCCAACATATAAGTAATTAATGCATGCACGCAATCAAAATAGAGAAGTCCAGCTGTACCCTCGCGCAAATCTAAATACCGAAAGCGATTCACGTTGCATGTGCAACCATCGTAAATGAAATAGATTTTATTCTCCTCATCGTGTGCGCGAAAAATCACGTAATTACCCCAAGGTGTCATGATGAAAATGCGATCGGCACAGCGCATACCAGCGCGCACCAATTTACATAGACTTTCGTAGCTGCCGCTCTCTGAGCCGACAACGGCCATGCGTTCGGGCTCTTCCAAAATGCCTGGATAATGATTTGGCCGGCATGCAATGGCCCCCTTACAGCAAGCATCCTCTGTGTAACGGCATGGTTCGTCGGCACGCTGCTGGTCATTGCATTTAGGTTCTGGAGGTGGCGATGGTGTCGATGGTACCTCTGGCTGAGCTTGAACCGCAGTTGTAGTGTCAATCACAGAcgtttttcctttgcttttcCTCTTGCCTTTGCCTTTTTTGCCCTTCCCCGCTGAGGTGTCAGAAAGAGTGCTGCTTTTGCGGCcctttttaccctttttttcactttcagtAGAAGCTCTTTTATCCTTGCCTTTCTTGCCTGCCTTTGCCATGTTGATAGTGGACTAGAGGGtgcgcttttttaattttaaattttgatatttttttgtttattttcgcaCTAAAACTTTGCTTATATTagacattttattgaaaaaattatctgaAGTTTCTATCTGAGGTTAAGTAGAGTGCGCGTGCTGAGGAATGAAacagatgtacatatattacatgCAGTCGTTCATAATTACGCACACAAGGATGAACTACGCATATTAGGGGAGTTATTGTGTGTGTAGAAGGTTCTTTGCATGTTACGCTAAGTTGTAAACGTACCGAAAAAAATGGGTGTGAAATCGATTTATGGCTTGGCAAATTACATAAATAGCTCGAGGAATTTGtagatttgttgattttttagcaaaatgcTGTAGAAGAACCAGTGCAGTGTGAAGCGGTATATTGAGTGATTGTGGCACCAAACGAGACTTCATTTCTTTTCAGGCATAAAAcatgtttcaaaataatttatgctGATGAAATGTTAGCAGTGTCAGCCAGTAACATGAACGTTTCAATCAAAGCATTTCTAGTTTCAATCATTAGAAACTTAATAGTATATAATACAACTAAAACTAAATCAAAATTATGAGGATCATTGGTAGTGCTGGAATAAAGGTAATGAATTTCTATTCCGGGCATTGGGCCAGCACCTTTAGAGTGTTGAATGCTTCTTCTAAAGATTTTTCcggataaaaaaagaatttgtaaTGTAATTAATGAAAATTCCTTATTGCGACTGCAGACTGCACTGCCTTGGTGAAATAGTGGTATACTTTGTCCACTGCGATCAGCTCTGCATAATGTGTGCTGATTATTGTTCTACCCTTTTAAAGGTAATTAATGCAATTGATTGATTAGCCACCCGTAGTCAAATTTGCTCAAGTTCACTCGCCGTTCATCCAATATGGTTTTAAGTTACTATTTTTGGTGAGGTGGCCTCAATTCGGCGTCACTTGTGCTGATGCGATCACCCCAAAATTTAGTGAACCATTGGTGGATGATTGGAGCAATGTTAAATTCCCACCAAAAAATGGGCTCACGTGGTCAAGTAGGTAGATTTACAGCATAGTAATATCGAAAATGAGAGGTCCATAAGGACTAAGATATAATGGAGTGATTCATGATATCCCTTCTTCCTAACAGCTTTGTGCTCAAATCGCCCCCACGAAAGTACTCGATGCATCGGTAAACTGACGGAAGGGGGTTAAGTTCCATTAAAAGCCGAACTAACAAAATGCATAGAGACCTTCTAGGAGACAaggaaaatatggaaaataaatattgggtacgcaaaattaaaaatttggtatccagcaaatttgttcaaaaatgcCACTCGACGAGTCTGTAAAGAgaggtttttttttgaaaaaatcaaaaactagcCAAGCCCAAGGGCAAACTAGTTTGAACTAATAGAGCTGAGGACAATAGAAGTGAATTCATAGAAACgttttcagcaaaaataatatgaaatcgGTGAAAagcttaagggggtagtatggttaattcggtgtaaaacaagcatatttttcaaaattttttttgtcgacatagttgatttattcaaaattttaaaattacttcattataaagtcatatttaaagaatattgtgtgaaattttcattgatttttatgaagaaatgcgttggtggcagcgaatcttcgcggacgtctcataaaaaagttttattgcggtgtccctcagaactcattactggatcaactaaaatcaaaaaaccaaattgatttcatcagctaataaagtttcgcaggtaacaacgtcgaatttttttttttttttttttttaattttttaaagcgctttgaagtcaaaacaccgatttttcataaaaaaaacttgaaaactttgttgttttaaaatctgacaaaatttaaaaaaaaaaaactcgacgtcattacctcgtgaataaagtaaagaaacaaaaaaaccaaatttgaaaagaatcggtgcagtagatatgaatctacagtggacaccgaccgtaaaaaaggcaagtgtgagaaaaacgcgtttaaagattttcggcagcgtgaaatccggttggagaggtagatacttaatcctttgtgtctttgtcaattttactctaatgcacttcaaactttcacacaataaccttaagatgttatagaataattaaaaaaaaaaaaaaaatgaaaaaaaaaaataccatactacccccgtAAGGATGCTGGTTTGAACGCTCAACGGCTTTTCAGAAAGCCACGTGCCATCATATAACATCGGCCGAGTTAGACGAGATAACAAACAAATTGCATTCAATTTAATTGACATAAAGTCGTTTTCGTGGGCCAAAGCTGAGCATTGGATGTAGTATCGAGAATTAGTAAGCGGGGTGGAGGCAGACATTTCATGCCTAGGCTCACTGCACGTTTTTGCATATGTCTCGAATCACAATATGCTGCTTTCAGGGATTACTGAAAGCTAGAAAtgaaaaaacgaagaaaaatattttagtgggttgtttttcacaaatgacaAAACAAGTTttcttcaagaattttttttctaaacatttttttttaaagaatattttattcatttaacaaaaaaagaaaaaaaataataaaaaaaaatatatatatttgacttTGAAAAGTTTTGAAGACTTtgaaccaaaattttcaacattgaacaaatcccaaaattattacatttttttcaaaatactatcattttacttcttattatattcaagcctacaaataaatcaattttcagaAGAATTGAAAGCCATGTCCAAAACGTTTAGATCACTTGGCATGGAATGGCTCATATGTTACATTAAAGTGCTTTCCCATGccaacatatttgtatgtgtgcccGAAGAAAAGTTTCTGGAGAAaactttaaagttatttaacataacatttatcaTAATAATATTTAGAGTTTTAAAGTTGGCATAGGATTGTTTATAGAAACGAAAAGCCCGAATATGGTTTTTGTTTGACTATGTTatgaatttctgaaaaaactgGCATAAGAAAATAGctataataaagaattttctATGTTCAAgtaacacattttttcattaatttacttGGTCCAGATACTCCTAACCTCCAAATATTTGTCAAAATATGAGTGTCAGACAAATTTTTGGTGCTTAGGAAGTTATGGAAGTTAATAATGTATTCGACtcgaaaaagtgttaaaaaccATAAGGTTTTTAATTGTCAGGCTTTCAATGTCCGCTCCAGTAATGAGGGCCAACTGATGACGCACCAGCAAAtatgttgcgtatacgccacGTTTTCACAAATTTATAACATATATTATTTCGAAAGAATTGTACAGTCAACATGTAAGACACTTCTGGAAAGTATGCGCTTAACTGATGACGttcagtgtaataaaaattttagccgCGCTTGTCGGCCAGCATTACCACTGTTGATGACCAACGGACAGCATAGTGATAGACACAAGTAAAATGACGCATCAGACGACATGCGCTTATCCCATGAAACACTACAACACTTGTCACTAACACATTTGTTGTTCTAAGACTGAGAGTGAATGGATGCAAACGAGTGGGGATTTCACAAGAAATGCTGCCGACAATTTATAGTCGAATGCTATTTCagatattttaactttaaacgctCCGCTAAtctcaaaataataatacaatgcatttacgttttttcatgaattttactATCACCACATATTGTATCGATATATTACTATTGATTGAAAATAGAATAAAGcctataaaaacataaaataacttCCCATCCGTGTGCGCAACTTCCCTCACCTTCTTCGTTTTGGTGATgaggaaatacatacatactttgttAGCCCTAACGATAAAATCTTTGCTGTGATAGTGTCCCATGACCAGCaaaaacatacatgcatacacaaatAGGTATACATGTATCTCTTTACCTacttatttatgcatttttaataGCACGCGCGCTCAAatcttgtaataaaaatttgttttccttttttgtgcCTGATGAGTTTTTC from Anastrepha obliqua isolate idAnaObli1 chromosome 2, idAnaObli1_1.0, whole genome shotgun sequence harbors:
- the LOC129239441 gene encoding uncharacterized protein LOC129239441 isoform X1, coding for MAKAGKKGKDKRASTESEKKGKKGRKSSTLSDTSAGKGKKGKGKRKSKGKTSVIDTTTAVQAQPEVPSTPSPPPEPKCNDQQRADEPCRYTEDACCKGAIACRPNHYPGILEEPERMAVVGSESGSYESLCKLVRAGMRCADRIFIMTPWGNYVIFRAHDEENKIYFIYDGCTCNVNRFRYLDLREGTAGLLYFDCVHALITYMLDSKKQRMSLKRIRRSVIDDICKEFCEFGPK
- the LOC129239441 gene encoding uncharacterized protein LOC129239441 isoform X2, producing MAKAGKKGKDKRASTESEKKGKKGRKSSTLSDTSAGKGKKGKGKRKSKGKTSVIDTTTAVQAQPEVPSTPSPPPEPKCNDQQRADEPCRYTEDACCKGAIACRPNHYPGILEEPERMAVVGSESGSYESLCKLVRAGMRCADRIFIMTPWDLREGTAGLLYFDCVHALITYMLDSKKQRMSLKRIRRSVIDDICKEFCEFGPK